CGGCGCACCTATTCGTTAAGCACTATAACCGAGCAGAGCGTACCACACTGCAATGAAGATCACCATCCTTGCCAGCGGGAGCAAGGGCAATTCCGTCTATGTCGAGGGGGAGGACGGCGCCCTCCTCATCGACGCGGGACTCTCGGCAAAGGAGATCCGCACCCGTCTTGCCGCGGCAGGCGGCGACGAGGAGGCGGTCCGTGCGATCCTCGTCACCCACGAGCACATCGATCATCTCAGGGGTGTGGACGTCCTCGCGCGCCGCTTCGGTGTCCCGGTCGTCGGGACAGGCGGGACCCTCGGTGCGTTCCTGGACAAGCGCACCTCCGCAAAACCGGTGGAGACCGTGCAGGCGACGTACGGCGAAACCCTCGCGTTCGGAAATTTTTCGGTCACGCCCTTTGCGACAGTCCATGACGCCTCGGAACCATGTGGTTTCTGCGTGCGGGAGGATGGTATCGGCTTTGGCTGTTGCCTCGACACCGGCATCGTCACGCCGGGCATCGAGCGCGCCCTCGGCACCTGCGACGCCGTCGTCCTGGAGAGCAACCATTGCCCGCAGATGCTTGAAGAGGGGCCGTACCCCTATTATCTCAAGGAGCGCATCCGCTCGAAGCGGGGCCACCTCTCGAACGCCGCCGCAGCTACCTGCCTTGGTGACATCGGAGGAAATCTCTCCGCAGTTTTCCTCGCTCACCTCTCCGAGGTGAACAACACCCCTGAAAAGGCGGTCGCCGCCGCAGAAGGCGGTCTCGGCCTGTACCTCGACGACACCGACCTTGTCGTGAGCGGGCAGCACGAGATATCGAGGCCGGTGATCCTATGATGGACTTCACGGACTTTTCCCGCATTTGTGAACAGATCGAGGGGATCAGCGGGCGCCTGGAGATGATAGACGTCATCGCCTCCGTCCTCCCCGGTCTCTCGGACGACGAACTGCCGGTCTTTGTCAGGTTCGTGATGGGACGGGTCTTCCCTGACTGGAGCCCCCTCAAACTCGGCATCGGCCCGAACCTCCTGTACGAGGCCGTCGGCTATGTCGCGGGGAAGAAGAAGGAGGAGGTCGTCGCCGCGGTGAACGAGACCGGGGACGTCGGCCTCGCGGTCGAGCGCCTCCTTGCGACAAAGACTCAAATGTCCTTCTTTGCCGAGTCTCTCACCCTCACCGGCGTTTTTGCCGACTTCACCAGGATCGCAACGACCGACGGCAGCCGTTCGCAGCGTGAGAAGATGAAGATCGTGCGTGGTCTCCTCGGCACTGCCGGCCCCCTTGACGGCCGCTACATCGCCCGCCTCCTTCTCGAAGAACTGCGGATCGGGGTCGGCGAGGGGAATGTGCGGGACGCCGTTGCAAAGGCTTTTTCCGTCGACCAGACCCTCGTCGCCCATGCCTACCAGGCGATCAACGACCTGGGAAGAGTCGCCCTCCTTGCCCGGCAGGGAGAGGCGGCCCTCAGGGATGTCCGCATCGAGCCCTTCCACCCGGTGAAGATGATGCTCGCTCAGCAGGGCACCATCACCGAGATGGTCGGGGACCACGGTGCCGTCGCCGTCGAATACAAATATGACGGCACCCGTTTCCAGTTCCACAAGGTCGGAGACGATTGCCGCATGTACTCCCGGAAGCTGGAGGAGGTGACAGGAGCGGTACCCGACGTCATCGAGATGCTCTGCGCGGCCACCGGCCACGACGTGATCCTGGACGGCGAGGTGATCGCCGTGAAAGACGGGAAGCCCCGTCCCTTCCAGTTTGTCCTGCACCGTTTCCGCAGGAAGCACGAGGTGGAGGAGGCGATCGGGCGGGTGGAACTCGTCCCGAATGTCTTCGACATCATGTACCTCGACGGCGAGACCCTCATCGACCGGCCCTTTACCGAGCGCCGCGCAATCCTGGAGACGATCCTCTCCGGCTACGTCGCCCCGCAGTGGGTGGGCGACGACATCCCTGCCCTGGAGAAGGTCTATCAGGATGCCCTGGACGCCGGTCATGAAGGTGTGATGGTGAAGGTGCCGGGCGCCGCCTATACGCCGGGGGTGCGGGGCAGAAACTGGATCAAGGTCAAGCCCGCGGTGGACACCATCGACCTTGCGGTCGTCGGCGCCGAGTGGGGGGAGGGGCGTCGCGCCCATATCTTTGGCTCCTTCCTCCTTGCCTGCCAGGACGAGGGCGTCCTTCTGCCGGTCGGCAAGGTGGCGACTGGGTTTTCCGACGACCAACTCACAGCGTTCTATGCGGCGTTCAAGGATCTTGTCATCGCTGAAAAAGGGAAGGAAGTCGTCTTCGAGCCAGAGATTGTCTTTGAGATCGGGTACGCCGAGGTCCAGAAGAGCACTAACTATACGAGCGGCTATGCCCTCCGCTTCCCCAGGTTCGTGCGGTTGCGGGAGGACAAGGGCGTGGCCGAGGTGGAAACGGTGGAAGGTATCGCCGCCAGGTACGAAAGGCAGCTCAAATTCTTATGACCCTGTACACCGTCCTGTTTTCATCCCCTTCCACATAGGCGTAGTACTCCGAGCCATAACCTTCAACATTGGTGAAGGTGACCTCGCCATTGAAGTCGGTGAACTTTGTGTGGAAGCGCATACCCTCCCGCTGCCTGAGCATCAACTTTACGTCGGGCGCCGGTTCCTGCGTCCGGCGGTTCTCCACTCTGAAAGAGAGTGTCGGGTTGAGGGGTTCGTCGGGCCTGTCTGCTTTGTTCTGAACGACCGATCCGCTCGCTGTCGGCATGGCGACCTTGGCAAAACTCACATCGCCCGTGTTTCGCGCGAGAAAAACGGAACCGAGAAGGAACGCGACAAAGCCTGCGGCCGCGGTGATGAGGAGGCCTGCGGTCATCGAGAATTCAGGGGCCCCCGTATATACGGGGATGATGTCAGAGAGGAAATAGGCGAAAAAATCCTCTGTCCATGAGAAAAGGGTGACCCCGCCGAGTTCGGCGAGGATCACCATCGCTGTGAAGACGATGAAGACGCTTCCGATGGCGACGGCGGTGATGCCGATGAGGATGGCTAATCCTCGCACGACCGGTGGACGGTTGGTGACGTGTCCTCCTCTCTTGAGGATCTGGGCAAGGAAGACGGCAAAGAGGTTCAGGTAGATGATCCCGCCGATGAAGAGGGTGTAGAGATCCTCGCTGGAGAAAGTCGGTGTGACCATGGCCGCCGGCGTGTTCAGCGCAGAGACCGCGGATACCAGGGTGGCAAGAAGGAAGGGTGCGATCCCGTACCGATACATATTCCCTTTTTTCGAGTTGGGAAAATAAATAGTTTTATGTTTAGATTGCGGCGATCTTATCCAAAAAATTCAAATAACGACCTCTGTGATAGCATCTCAGGGATGAGTTTGCTCTTTTGCCGCCAGTGCGGCGACCCGATCACGTCGTCCACCCGCGTCATCGCCTCCTTGATATCCCCACACCTGACAGGTGCCTGTTTCATGGCCTGTCTGGTCGCCTCCCTGATCACCCATGACCCGAGGGGCGCCCAGTAGTCGCTGCCCGCGTACCGCACCACGACAACCCGCGCCGATCTCCCTGCGCGTGCGAGGTGCTCGGTGACGGCGAGGCGGGCCGCGTAGTAGGCACCGCCGATGGGGGAGTAGCCGCTCCTCTTCTTCCCCTCGATGTCCTGGACGATTGTCTCCTCCTCTCCCGACCAGAGAGAGTGCTTCCCCCAGATCTCGATCATCTCGAACTTCCAGTCGCCCGGGACGAGGATGACGGCCATCGTGTTCCCGTATGCCGTGGCGGCGAAGAATTCGATCTCGCTCGCAGGCTGGAATCGGGCGATCCGCCTCTTCAACCCGGTGCCGACGGTGTCGTCGACGGCGGTGATCGACCACCGGGTCGGGACGATGCGGCGCTGCCTGCCAAGGAGCCCTGCACTCATCATCTGTGCGATCTGGTAGACGTCGACCCCCTCCGAACCGAGAGTCACGCAGGCTTCGGTCGCCGTGAGGTCACTGTCTGAGGTGACCCGGTCGACGACCCGTTCGACATGTGCATTGTCCAGCACATCGAGTTTCCTGATGCTCCCGGAGAGTCCGACCGGCGTGACCGTGCCGTCGAAGCGGAGGTCGAAGCTGACCGGGCGCTCGAAGGCCGCCTCGATATCGAGGGGCCGGGAGGAGAGTGCGATCTCCTGGATCTGGTCGGAAACCGCGTCAGGCCGTGCGGTGCCCCTGATCGTCCGCGCCCTGATGCCGACGATGTCGTCGATGGAGAGGCCCTGCGCCATCCAGAGAGGCGGGAGGTCGGGGTCGTTGACCATCAATGGCCCTGCCGAGACTGCCGGGTACCCGGCCGAACCGACAAAGACCGACGGGGCCGTTCCCATATAACTCGTGCCCCGGGCGGCGGTCTGCACCTGGGCATGGAACCTGCTCATGATCGGGCACTTAGGGAGCCCGCAAAGGAGTTTTCCCTTGCATCCGGCGCATTGCATCATGATTGTCGCCTCTGGTCGAGGACGATCTCAGCCCTGCCCTCCACTGTCCTGAGGGCTTCGGAAACCCATTTGTCCCAGTCTGTTTTTCCATCAGGGACTGTCCCGGCGATTTCGAGGCCGACTTCGTCGTCCCGCCCCGTGGTCACGGCGAGCACGACCGAACCTTTCGGGAAGGTGCCGTTGACCACGCCGTCTCTGTCGCCATCGGTGATGCCGAGCACGGGGATGCCGAGGTGGCCGGCGATGTGCCCGGCCACGGCTGTGGTGTCGTCGCCTATGGCGAGCACGCCGCAGGTTTCAGGGGCGAGCCGTTCATAGAAGCGGTGGCCGCAGTGGTCGAGGACGATCACCCGCCCCTCCCCCTGCACCTGTCTGCCGCCGGTCGGCGGCCGTTGCCTGATCTGCCCGCTCTTGCACCAGGCATGGGCAAGGGAGACCGGCCCTGAGCGGAAAAGTTTCTCCAGACCATGCTCCTTGATCTCGATCCCGCTCACGGCCTCAATCCGATCGCCTCTCTCCCTGAGAACGACCTCCGGCCCTGTCGCTCTCCCGATGACGATCCCGTTGACAAAGACCGGTTCTCCCGGGGCGCACCCCCCGATCTCCCGCACAGAACCGCTGTCCGGCGGTGCGGCCCTGACCTCCTCGACCGTATAATCGAGGAGTGTGGCGAGGCGTGCTGCAAGGGCGGTGTCCCCGTCGTTCCAGCAGAAGACCGTCCCGGGGGTGCATTCGATGTGAACAAGGCCGCGCCCGAGTCGCCCGGCGACGATCCTGCCAAAGATCCTGCCTGATTCAGGGGTCTTCCCGCGGTTGAGGAGGAAGGCAGGGCCGTCGAGGCGGGCGAGCACCTGGCTCGGGGGGACGCCGCAGTACTCGCAGGGGAGGCCCGACTCCTCCGCGGCGGTCCGGCCCATCACCCCGGCGACGATGATGCGCACATCGCCGAGGGATGCAAGAAGTCGCCCGACGTCCCCGCAGTCAAAGGGGTCGGGACCATGGACGACCATGATGAGCGTATCTCCGGCATCCATACCTGAATGTGTGGG
This portion of the Methanofollis sp. genome encodes:
- a CDS encoding DUF2117 domain-containing protein, which codes for MDAGDTLIMVVHGPDPFDCGDVGRLLASLGDVRIIVAGVMGRTAAEESGLPCEYCGVPPSQVLARLDGPAFLLNRGKTPESGRIFGRIVAGRLGRGLVHIECTPGTVFCWNDGDTALAARLATLLDYTVEEVRAAPPDSGSVREIGGCAPGEPVFVNGIVIGRATGPEVVLRERGDRIEAVSGIEIKEHGLEKLFRSGPVSLAHAWCKSGQIRQRPPTGGRQVQGEGRVIVLDHCGHRFYERLAPETCGVLAIGDDTTAVAGHIAGHLGIPVLGITDGDRDGVVNGTFPKGSVVLAVTTGRDDEVGLEIAGTVPDGKTDWDKWVSEALRTVEGRAEIVLDQRRQS
- a CDS encoding MBL fold metallo-hydrolase, with protein sequence MKITILASGSKGNSVYVEGEDGALLIDAGLSAKEIRTRLAAAGGDEEAVRAILVTHEHIDHLRGVDVLARRFGVPVVGTGGTLGAFLDKRTSAKPVETVQATYGETLAFGNFSVTPFATVHDASEPCGFCVREDGIGFGCCLDTGIVTPGIERALGTCDAVVLESNHCPQMLEEGPYPYYLKERIRSKRGHLSNAAAATCLGDIGGNLSAVFLAHLSEVNNTPEKAVAAAEGGLGLYLDDTDLVVSGQHEISRPVIL
- a CDS encoding ATP-dependent DNA ligase, encoding MDFTDFSRICEQIEGISGRLEMIDVIASVLPGLSDDELPVFVRFVMGRVFPDWSPLKLGIGPNLLYEAVGYVAGKKKEEVVAAVNETGDVGLAVERLLATKTQMSFFAESLTLTGVFADFTRIATTDGSRSQREKMKIVRGLLGTAGPLDGRYIARLLLEELRIGVGEGNVRDAVAKAFSVDQTLVAHAYQAINDLGRVALLARQGEAALRDVRIEPFHPVKMMLAQQGTITEMVGDHGAVAVEYKYDGTRFQFHKVGDDCRMYSRKLEEVTGAVPDVIEMLCAATGHDVILDGEVIAVKDGKPRPFQFVLHRFRRKHEVEEAIGRVELVPNVFDIMYLDGETLIDRPFTERRAILETILSGYVAPQWVGDDIPALEKVYQDALDAGHEGVMVKVPGAAYTPGVRGRNWIKVKPAVDTIDLAVVGAEWGEGRRAHIFGSFLLACQDEGVLLPVGKVATGFSDDQLTAFYAAFKDLVIAEKGKEVVFEPEIVFEIGYAEVQKSTNYTSGYALRFPRFVRLREDKGVAEVETVEGIAARYERQLKFL